The following proteins are co-located in the Polymorphospora rubra genome:
- a CDS encoding oligopeptide/dipeptide ABC transporter ATP-binding protein produces MRSIRRAALAATAVLTLATTAACGSDDSGGGTGQGGQIVVAGQFPIESIDPNGKLAIDGGTSLASLQLYAPLLETTGPGEFRGIAAEKWESDDTATQLTFTLKGGITFSDGSPLTGRDVAASFTRTVDAKSPFSANFVNVAVESTDTTVTFKPAQPDPALLAKLTGLRITPASATADSYLDTPVTSGPFKVKSFTPGGDLVMVPNDKFWGDKPKLDQVTIRSIPEVAAKVTALQTGEADIIWGIPDDQVTQLRSNSDIKFVDATGSAVITMWMNASTPALNKAEVRRALWQAVNFDKIIKALYPESGQPADSVLAPSVFGYAPQTPVGYDPQAAKQALTAAGFDFNTNLRFHFSQAQFKQWVDSVVSDLAAIGVKAEALQKEQAVYTEDLLALRWDINIQQVSTLGLDASYNLGRLYPCAAKRTGYCNPDLDTLLNKANTSTDQEVRKQAYADATALIWNEAVGMYPMFVKNVYATRAGISGLAPTPKASRRSTRSRLMTDKRPPTSATAAMSTRLSAGSQPAGSLRVRDLSIWLPGPRGTAAVVDGVSFDIAAGRTTGLIGESGSGKSLTAMALVGLTPDTAVLDGQVLLGDENLLQASRTRIRQVRGREISVVFQDPSTALNPTMTIGDQVSEILWGRGVPRRLARERAVELLDHVGIPDAGNRVRAYPHEFSGGMRQRAMIALALAGGPKILLADEPTTALDVTVQARILNLLARLRDEDHLSMLLVSHDLRVMSHVADDLVVMYAGRVAESGPAKAVLRKPLHPYTDALVHSVPSVHRQTAIADPLPGSPANPFDRPAGCSFHPRCPRAQDRCRTEVPAPRQVAPGRLSACHFAEDLQ; encoded by the coding sequence ATGAGGTCCATTCGGCGCGCCGCCCTCGCGGCGACCGCGGTTCTAACCCTGGCGACCACGGCCGCATGCGGCTCCGACGACTCCGGTGGCGGCACAGGCCAGGGCGGGCAGATCGTCGTGGCCGGCCAGTTCCCGATCGAGTCGATCGACCCGAACGGCAAGCTCGCCATCGACGGCGGCACCAGCCTCGCATCGCTGCAGCTGTACGCCCCTCTGCTGGAGACCACCGGCCCCGGAGAGTTCCGCGGGATCGCCGCCGAGAAATGGGAGTCGGACGACACCGCCACTCAGCTCACCTTCACCTTGAAGGGTGGGATCACGTTCTCCGACGGCTCCCCGCTGACCGGTAGGGACGTCGCGGCCTCGTTCACCCGCACCGTGGACGCGAAGAGCCCGTTCTCGGCGAACTTCGTCAACGTCGCGGTCGAGTCCACCGACACCACCGTGACATTCAAACCTGCCCAGCCCGACCCGGCGCTGCTGGCCAAGCTCACCGGACTGCGGATCACCCCGGCCAGCGCCACCGCGGACAGCTACCTGGACACGCCGGTGACCTCCGGCCCGTTCAAGGTCAAGTCGTTCACGCCCGGCGGAGACCTGGTCATGGTGCCCAACGACAAGTTCTGGGGTGACAAGCCGAAGCTGGACCAGGTGACCATCCGCTCCATCCCCGAGGTCGCGGCCAAGGTCACCGCTCTGCAGACCGGTGAGGCGGACATCATCTGGGGCATCCCCGACGACCAGGTGACCCAACTGCGAAGCAACTCCGACATCAAGTTCGTCGACGCCACCGGAAGCGCCGTCATCACGATGTGGATGAACGCCTCCACGCCGGCACTGAACAAGGCCGAGGTACGCCGCGCCCTGTGGCAGGCCGTCAACTTCGACAAAATCATCAAGGCGCTGTACCCGGAAAGCGGCCAACCCGCCGACTCGGTGCTCGCCCCCTCGGTGTTCGGCTACGCGCCACAGACCCCGGTCGGCTACGACCCGCAGGCGGCCAAGCAGGCCCTCACCGCCGCCGGATTCGACTTCAACACCAACCTGCGCTTCCACTTCTCCCAGGCACAGTTCAAGCAGTGGGTGGACTCGGTCGTCTCCGATCTGGCCGCCATCGGGGTGAAGGCCGAGGCGCTGCAGAAGGAGCAGGCCGTCTACACCGAGGACCTGCTGGCCCTCCGCTGGGACATCAACATCCAGCAGGTCAGCACGCTCGGGCTGGACGCGTCGTACAACCTCGGCCGGCTCTACCCGTGCGCGGCCAAGCGCACCGGATACTGCAACCCGGACCTGGACACTCTGCTGAACAAGGCCAACACCTCCACCGACCAGGAGGTACGCAAGCAGGCGTACGCCGACGCGACCGCACTGATCTGGAACGAGGCGGTCGGCATGTACCCCATGTTCGTCAAGAACGTCTACGCCACCCGGGCCGGCATCTCCGGGCTCGCCCCCACCCCGAAGGCCAGCCGTCGTTCAACACGGTCTCGGTTGATGACTGACAAGCGCCCACCGACGAGCGCGACGGCGGCGATGTCCACCCGCCTGTCCGCAGGCTCCCAGCCGGCTGGGAGCCTGCGGGTCAGGGACCTGTCGATCTGGTTGCCGGGCCCCCGCGGCACGGCCGCCGTCGTCGACGGCGTCTCGTTCGACATCGCGGCGGGACGCACCACCGGCCTGATCGGCGAGTCCGGCAGCGGTAAGTCACTCACCGCGATGGCCCTGGTCGGGCTCACACCGGACACCGCGGTACTCGACGGGCAGGTCCTGCTCGGCGACGAGAACCTGCTTCAGGCGAGCCGCACCCGCATCCGGCAGGTCCGGGGGCGCGAGATCTCCGTGGTGTTCCAGGACCCGTCGACGGCGCTGAACCCGACGATGACCATCGGCGATCAGGTCAGCGAGATCCTGTGGGGCCGAGGAGTGCCTCGCCGTCTGGCCCGCGAACGGGCGGTGGAACTGCTCGACCACGTCGGTATCCCGGACGCGGGCAACCGCGTCCGAGCCTACCCGCACGAGTTCTCCGGCGGGATGCGGCAACGCGCCATGATCGCCCTGGCCCTGGCCGGCGGGCCGAAGATCCTCCTCGCCGACGAGCCGACGACCGCGCTGGACGTCACCGTGCAGGCCCGGATCCTGAACCTGCTCGCCCGACTGCGCGACGAGGACCACCTGTCGATGCTGCTCGTCAGCCACGACCTGCGGGTGATGTCGCACGTCGCCGACGACCTCGTCGTCATGTACGCCGGCCGGGTCGCCGAGAGCGGACCGGCGAAGGCCGTGCTGCGCAAGCCGCTGCACCCCTACACCGACGCCCTGGTGCACAGCGTCCCATCGGTGCACCGGCAGACCGCGATCGCCGACCCCCTGCCGGGCAGCCCGGCCAACCCGTTCGACCGACCCGCCGGCTGCTCGTTCCACCCGCGCTGCCCCCGTGCCCAGGACCGTTGCCGGACCGAGGTGCCGGCACCGCGACAGGTGGCGCCGGGACGCCTCAGCGCCTGCCACTTCGCGGAGGACCTGCAGTGA
- a CDS encoding ABC transporter ATP-binding protein, whose translation MTTATGLRIRDLTVTYPGPRSGGLGRRTPITAVRDVTLDVAPQETVALVGESGSGKSTIAKAVVGLAEPASGSIHYDGKSLLERRTGNRGTRRAIAMVFQDPRSSLNPRLSAEACIAEAWQAQPDTAPDGVRRNPRRRRDAVVDLLAQVGLDPDVAGKRPPALSGGQCQRVSIARALALNPRLLICDEAVSALDVSVQAQVLQLLVKVRQARSLSMLFITHDLGVVRQVADRVLVMRHGELVENAEVQTLFTAPRHDYTRELLAAAVDLDAAG comes from the coding sequence GTGACCACCGCCACCGGCCTACGGATCAGGGATCTCACCGTGACATACCCCGGTCCGCGCAGCGGCGGCCTCGGCCGCCGTACCCCGATCACCGCGGTACGCGACGTGACCCTCGACGTCGCACCACAGGAGACGGTCGCCCTGGTGGGGGAATCCGGCTCCGGCAAGTCGACCATCGCCAAGGCCGTCGTCGGGCTCGCCGAACCAGCCTCGGGGTCCATCCACTACGACGGGAAATCCCTGCTGGAGCGGCGGACCGGCAATCGCGGAACACGGCGCGCCATCGCCATGGTCTTCCAGGATCCGCGATCCTCGCTCAACCCCCGCCTGTCCGCCGAGGCGTGCATCGCCGAGGCCTGGCAGGCACAACCGGACACCGCACCGGACGGCGTGCGCCGCAACCCCCGCCGCCGCCGCGACGCCGTCGTCGACCTGCTCGCCCAGGTCGGGCTCGACCCCGACGTCGCCGGCAAACGCCCGCCCGCGCTGTCCGGTGGGCAATGCCAGCGGGTCAGTATCGCTCGGGCACTCGCCCTCAACCCACGGCTGCTCATCTGCGACGAGGCCGTCTCCGCCCTCGACGTCTCCGTCCAGGCACAGGTGCTGCAACTGCTGGTGAAGGTCCGCCAGGCGCGATCCCTGTCGATGCTGTTCATCACCCACGACCTCGGCGTGGTCCGGCAGGTCGCCGACCGCGTCCTCGTCATGCGCCACGGCGAACTCGTCGAGAACGCCGAGGTGCAGACGCTGTTCACCGCACCCCGGCACGACTACACCCGAGAGCTCCTCGCGGCCGCCGTCGACCTCGACGCGGCCGGCTGA
- a CDS encoding right-handed parallel beta-helix repeat-containing protein, with protein MPRTHPQQFGAVGDGVADDTAAIQAAINAARTQLNKIVVLPPGNYKVTSTIVVGDHEYDTPGAHLNRFVLRGYGMFGEEPSKITFHQDGVGIRWEASLGGIHGVAFDAPVKTARNVGIHVIRRANTDDTDVTIVECSFLRFQTAVESVGRGFLFTKNKVAVCTNGVVVSWPTEGVQGSGVHLLPYGLRKWLITDNHFHSNFDAIIFNGAPDGNFRGAIISNNLLDIGRRLFRGSLTNSTISGNVVENGTGDAVIQIDAGGHNLTITGNIIGGFDTNPGAHEPPRYAIRFTSAVAARNVTISANSFNWVRASPIRFDQSVDKVSITDNSFDNFNHVKVTGHGAVHFAADATRLAFLGNVVSANPNGLPAVNVTGTLRDSNVVGNTFDQNGLVAAGTISPDSYVESQPGRFNKLQVAAAKDAAVRVVSTAATGIAGGDSYGGYLVEGALAAGSGPGVKGGVEVVAVNASGSAATNLLCSTNSTNDVVAFQASVAGLIPPANNARDIGSQAAHIRTVYTHATRLHPYTVSTLPPAAGNAGALIHISNGHGGKPCLAMSDGNSWLRLPLGNAIN; from the coding sequence ATCCCCCGTACTCACCCCCAGCAGTTCGGCGCCGTCGGCGACGGTGTGGCCGACGACACCGCCGCCATCCAGGCCGCCATCAACGCAGCCCGCACCCAGCTGAACAAGATCGTCGTCCTCCCGCCCGGCAACTACAAGGTCACCTCGACCATCGTGGTCGGCGACCACGAGTACGACACTCCCGGGGCGCACCTCAACCGGTTCGTGCTACGCGGGTACGGCATGTTCGGCGAGGAGCCCTCGAAGATCACCTTCCACCAGGACGGCGTCGGCATCCGCTGGGAGGCCTCGCTGGGCGGCATCCATGGTGTGGCGTTCGACGCGCCGGTGAAGACCGCCAGGAACGTCGGCATCCACGTCATCCGCAGGGCCAACACCGACGACACCGACGTGACCATCGTGGAGTGCTCGTTCCTGCGCTTCCAGACCGCCGTCGAGAGCGTCGGGCGGGGCTTCCTGTTCACCAAGAACAAGGTCGCCGTCTGCACCAACGGGGTGGTCGTCTCCTGGCCCACCGAAGGCGTCCAGGGCAGCGGTGTGCACCTGCTCCCCTACGGCCTGCGCAAGTGGCTGATCACCGACAACCACTTCCACTCCAACTTCGACGCCATCATCTTCAACGGTGCACCGGACGGCAACTTCCGCGGTGCCATCATCAGCAACAACCTGCTCGACATCGGCCGCCGGCTGTTCCGGGGCAGCCTCACCAACTCCACGATCAGCGGCAACGTGGTCGAGAACGGCACCGGCGACGCAGTCATCCAGATCGACGCGGGCGGCCACAACCTGACGATCACCGGGAACATCATCGGCGGGTTCGACACCAACCCCGGCGCACACGAACCGCCGCGCTACGCGATCCGCTTCACCAGCGCGGTCGCGGCCCGCAACGTCACCATCTCGGCGAACTCGTTCAACTGGGTCCGCGCCTCGCCCATCCGGTTCGACCAGTCCGTGGACAAGGTCAGCATCACCGACAACTCGTTCGACAACTTCAACCACGTCAAGGTGACCGGCCACGGCGCCGTACACTTCGCCGCGGACGCCACCAGGCTCGCCTTCCTCGGCAACGTCGTGTCGGCCAACCCCAACGGGCTACCCGCCGTCAACGTCACCGGGACGCTCCGCGACTCCAACGTGGTCGGCAACACGTTCGACCAGAACGGACTCGTCGCCGCGGGAACCATCAGCCCGGACTCCTACGTGGAGTCCCAGCCGGGCCGGTTCAACAAACTCCAGGTGGCCGCCGCGAAGGACGCCGCCGTACGCGTCGTGAGCACCGCCGCCACCGGCATCGCCGGCGGTGACAGCTACGGCGGCTACCTCGTCGAGGGCGCACTGGCCGCCGGCTCCGGGCCGGGCGTCAAGGGCGGTGTCGAGGTGGTCGCCGTCAACGCCTCCGGATCGGCCGCCACCAATCTGCTCTGCTCCACCAACAGCACGAACGACGTCGTCGCCTTCCAGGCCAGTGTCGCCGGACTGATTCCCCCGGCCAACAACGCCCGCGACATCGGCAGCCAGGCGGCACACATCCGTACCGTCTACACCCACGCCACCCGGCTGCACCCGTACACCGTCAGTACCCTGCCACCCGCCGCGGGCAACGCCGGCGCACTCATCCACATCAGCAACGGCCACGGCGGCAAACCCTGCCTGGCCATGTCGGACGGCAACTCGTGGCTGCGCCTGCCACTGGGTAACGCGATCAACTAG
- a CDS encoding glycoside hydrolase family 13 protein, translating into MDGTTTATWWRNAVIYQVYIQSFADGNGDGIGDIDGLRSRIGYLSALGVDAIWITPWFDSPLRDAGYDVADYRAVHPRYGTVEEARQLIKECHAADIRVILDIVPNHTSSEHPWFRAALRSSPGSVERSRYHFRAGRDGGESPPNDWLSVFGGPAWTRVDDHGRPGEWYLHLFDASQPDLNWDNEQVRAEFEDILRYWFDLGVDGFRIDVATALVKAPGLPDLGYPDGAFLADLTRPDHPHRDRDEVHDIYRDWRRLADSYDPPRMFAAEAWLDDSDRLSRYVRPDELHTTLNLYYIKSAWTADSMRTAIDAAIAATAPVGAPTTWALSNHDVERVVTRYGRADTRRRPGVAGPQLGPVDEPLGRRRARAAALLTLALPGSVYIYQGDELGLADADIPVHARQDPIWTRSGGRRWGRDGARVPLPWTAHGPSYGFGDNGAWLPQPADWGAHAATAQAGEDSSFLELYRAALRLRRTHPGPARASDVRWHDAPHDVLAFTRSPGFGCVVNFGSTPAPIPLAGRVLLATDTAVAEGLVAPHGAVWLDLEYNPA; encoded by the coding sequence GTGGACGGCACGACAACGGCCACGTGGTGGCGCAACGCAGTGATCTACCAGGTCTACATCCAGTCCTTCGCCGACGGCAACGGCGACGGGATCGGCGACATCGACGGGCTACGCAGCAGGATCGGCTACCTGTCGGCGCTGGGCGTCGACGCCATCTGGATCACACCCTGGTTCGACTCGCCACTACGCGACGCCGGCTACGACGTCGCCGACTATCGTGCCGTCCATCCCCGCTACGGGACGGTCGAGGAAGCCCGCCAACTCATCAAGGAATGCCACGCGGCGGACATCCGGGTCATCCTCGACATCGTCCCGAACCACACCTCCAGCGAACATCCGTGGTTCCGGGCGGCCCTGCGGTCGTCCCCCGGATCGGTGGAGCGCTCCCGCTACCACTTCCGCGCCGGCCGCGACGGCGGGGAAAGCCCACCCAACGACTGGCTCAGCGTCTTCGGCGGCCCCGCCTGGACCCGGGTCGACGACCACGGCCGGCCCGGCGAGTGGTACCTGCACCTGTTCGACGCCTCCCAGCCCGACCTCAACTGGGACAACGAACAGGTGCGCGCGGAGTTCGAGGACATCCTGCGGTACTGGTTCGACCTCGGCGTCGACGGATTCCGCATCGACGTCGCCACCGCCCTGGTCAAGGCACCCGGACTACCCGACCTCGGATACCCCGACGGCGCGTTCCTCGCCGACCTCACCCGCCCCGACCATCCACACCGCGACCGTGACGAGGTCCACGACATCTACCGGGACTGGCGGCGACTGGCCGACTCCTACGATCCGCCGCGCATGTTCGCCGCCGAGGCGTGGCTCGACGACTCCGACCGGCTGTCCCGCTACGTCCGGCCCGACGAACTGCACACCACCCTCAACCTGTACTACATCAAATCGGCGTGGACCGCGGATAGCATGCGCACCGCCATCGACGCGGCGATCGCCGCCACCGCCCCGGTCGGCGCGCCCACCACCTGGGCACTGTCCAATCACGACGTCGAACGCGTCGTCACCCGGTACGGCCGGGCCGACACCCGCCGTCGCCCGGGCGTCGCCGGCCCGCAACTCGGCCCCGTCGACGAACCGTTGGGGCGCCGGCGCGCCCGCGCCGCCGCGTTGCTGACCCTCGCCCTGCCCGGCAGCGTCTACATCTACCAGGGCGACGAACTCGGACTGGCCGACGCCGACATCCCGGTACACGCACGACAGGACCCCATCTGGACCCGATCCGGGGGACGCAGGTGGGGCCGGGACGGCGCCCGGGTCCCGCTGCCGTGGACCGCCCACGGCCCGTCGTACGGATTCGGCGACAACGGAGCCTGGCTCCCCCAACCCGCTGATTGGGGCGCGCACGCGGCGACGGCGCAGGCCGGCGAGGACTCGTCGTTCCTCGAGCTCTACCGCGCGGCGTTGCGCCTGCGCCGCACTCACCCGGGCCCGGCCCGGGCAAGCGACGTACGCTGGCACGACGCTCCGCACGACGTGCTGGCGTTCACCCGCTCGCCCGGCTTCGGCTGCGTCGTCAACTTCGGATCGACGCCAGCGCCGATCCCGCTGGCCGGCCGCGTGCTGCTGGCCACGGACACTGCCGTCGCCGAGGGGCTGGTCGCTCCGCACGGCGCGGTCTGGCTGGATCTTGAGTACAACCCTGCGTGA
- a CDS encoding dihydrodipicolinate synthase family protein — MSRLEIWAATPAPFDAQGQVDVSVIAAQAAHLASTGVHGAFVNGTTGEFPALSTAERMAIAEAWARARPAGFGLALHVGGTDPDQVRQLAAQAEALGVDFIAAVAPYFGQAPTVDLVVGYLTMVAASAPTTPLCYYHIPSMTGSTHAPSAIVAAAAAAIPTLASVKFTDGDLIEYDRVREAADGLTVYFGRDELLPAALSFGALAVIGSLYNGLAPIAHQVTDAHDRGEYELAFDLHRPFREIADAAGRHGGVGFIKELMNELGPDAGRPRTPWGPLPPADRAAAADLATRLRSHELPPSRTGAGRGSR; from the coding sequence ATGAGTCGGCTTGAGATCTGGGCTGCCACACCAGCCCCGTTCGACGCACAGGGGCAGGTGGACGTGTCGGTGATCGCCGCACAGGCCGCCCACCTGGCGTCGACGGGAGTGCACGGTGCGTTCGTCAACGGCACGACCGGAGAGTTCCCGGCACTGTCCACCGCCGAGCGGATGGCGATCGCCGAGGCCTGGGCGCGGGCCCGGCCAGCTGGCTTCGGCCTGGCGCTGCACGTCGGCGGCACCGACCCGGACCAGGTACGCCAGTTGGCGGCGCAGGCGGAGGCCCTCGGGGTGGATTTCATCGCCGCGGTCGCACCGTACTTCGGGCAGGCGCCAACGGTCGATCTTGTCGTCGGGTACCTGACGATGGTCGCCGCGTCGGCGCCGACGACTCCGCTGTGCTACTACCACATTCCGAGCATGACCGGGTCGACGCACGCACCGAGCGCGATAGTGGCCGCGGCCGCGGCCGCGATCCCGACGCTGGCCAGCGTGAAGTTCACCGACGGGGACCTGATCGAGTACGACCGTGTCCGGGAGGCGGCCGACGGCCTCACCGTCTACTTCGGCCGGGACGAGCTGCTGCCCGCGGCATTGTCCTTCGGCGCGCTGGCGGTGATCGGCAGCCTGTACAACGGTCTGGCACCGATCGCGCACCAGGTCACCGACGCCCACGACCGCGGCGAGTATGAGCTTGCGTTCGACCTGCACCGCCCGTTCCGGGAGATCGCCGACGCGGCGGGTCGCCACGGTGGTGTCGGCTTCATCAAGGAACTGATGAACGAGCTGGGGCCCGATGCCGGTCGTCCCCGCACGCCGTGGGGTCCGCTGCCCCCGGCCGACCGGGCCGCCGCGGCCGACCTGGCCACGCGGCTGCGTTCCCATGAGCTACCTCCCAGCCGTACGGGGGCCGGCCGTGGTTCGCGATGA
- a CDS encoding sulfatase family protein, protein MPHTIDMPGRRLNVLLLHCHDLGRFLGCYGVPTVDTPCLDQLAASGVMFSRAFSTAPQCSPSRASLFTGRFPQQNGVLGLTHARFGWDLLPGERHLARLLKDHGYVTSLVGVQHESRVLPDEAVARRLGFDGVQTGGRGEIVADRAIDRLARFAEADQPFYLQVGFREPHRLPGHRDPMGVMGFIGDHMSPYDERGVTVPGYLVDDASAREEVAELQGAVRYMDACVGRVLTELDDLGLTDNTIVLFVTDHGLALPRAKCTLYDPGLEIALLARAPALGWQGGRTVTDLVSGIDLVPTLLDALGLPVTADMAGISQVPAIRGTAHRPHPAIFGQLTYHDYYDPRRCARTGSRKLIVNFSSAPSIMDGSQSWHRRCTPRVAPSSLVATHPLAELYDLDTDPYEMLNVVDDPRYAADRVTLLATLYGWLAEVDDPLLTGPVRSPAHAEAMHALQHGMDHP, encoded by the coding sequence ATGCCGCACACCATCGACATGCCCGGTCGCCGCCTCAACGTGCTCCTCCTGCACTGCCACGACCTCGGCCGCTTCCTCGGTTGCTACGGCGTGCCCACCGTGGACACGCCATGCCTCGACCAACTGGCCGCATCCGGCGTCATGTTCAGCCGCGCGTTCAGCACCGCGCCGCAGTGCAGTCCCTCGCGGGCGTCGTTGTTCACGGGTCGCTTCCCACAGCAGAACGGGGTCCTCGGTCTGACACACGCGCGTTTCGGCTGGGACCTGCTGCCCGGCGAGCGCCATCTGGCACGTCTGCTCAAGGACCATGGGTATGTCACTTCGCTCGTCGGCGTACAGCACGAGTCGCGCGTCCTTCCCGACGAGGCAGTCGCCCGTCGGCTCGGCTTCGACGGCGTACAGACCGGTGGCCGGGGCGAGATCGTGGCAGACCGGGCGATCGACCGGCTGGCCCGGTTCGCCGAGGCCGACCAGCCGTTCTACCTGCAGGTCGGCTTCCGCGAGCCGCACCGGCTGCCGGGGCACCGGGACCCCATGGGCGTCATGGGCTTCATCGGCGACCACATGTCGCCGTACGACGAACGCGGAGTCACCGTTCCCGGCTATCTCGTCGACGACGCGAGCGCGCGAGAGGAGGTCGCGGAACTGCAGGGCGCGGTGAGGTACATGGATGCCTGCGTCGGCCGTGTTCTGACCGAGCTCGACGACCTGGGCCTGACCGACAACACCATCGTGCTCTTCGTCACCGACCACGGCCTCGCGCTACCGAGAGCGAAATGCACCCTCTACGACCCGGGACTGGAGATTGCACTGTTGGCCCGGGCACCGGCGCTCGGCTGGCAGGGCGGTCGGACCGTCACCGACCTCGTCTCCGGGATCGATCTGGTGCCGACACTGCTCGACGCGCTCGGACTGCCCGTCACGGCCGATATGGCGGGCATCAGCCAGGTGCCGGCCATCAGGGGGACTGCGCACCGGCCTCACCCGGCGATCTTTGGTCAGCTCACGTACCACGACTACTACGACCCACGCCGGTGTGCGCGGACCGGTTCACGGAAACTCATTGTCAACTTCAGCTCCGCACCCTCCATAATGGACGGAAGTCAGTCGTGGCACCGGCGTTGTACGCCACGCGTGGCGCCGAGCTCGCTTGTCGCCACCCATCCACTCGCCGAACTGTACGACCTCGATACTGATCCGTACGAGATGCTCAATGTGGTGGACGACCCGCGGTATGCTGCCGACCGCGTGACACTGCTCGCCACCTTGTACGGATGGCTGGCTGAGGTCGACGATCCGCTACTCACCGGTCCGGTGCGTTCTCCCGCGCACGCTGAGGCGATGCATGCGCTCCAGCACGGGATGGATCATCCGTGA
- a CDS encoding PLP-dependent aminotransferase family protein, whose translation MSVNGMIDVNGPMPPAPAMLRRSDLHASLSDPVLDTMTFLNEVTMRFPEAISFAPGRPYDGFFDNEDIFAHIRRYLDHLAAKGWSDQEIRTAMYQYGTTAGQIRELIADSLRLDEGIDVPAESLVVTVGAQEGMLLVLRALIAAPDDVLMVSSPCYVGIIGAARLLDIPVVDVEEPEEGFSCADLEAAVVRERARGRRPRAFYVVPDHSNPSGTTLSPQARSELLDLAARHDLLIIEDSPYRLVSPGTPLPTLKSQDRAGVVVHLGSYSKVMFPGARVGYVVADQCIVDGSGRTTLLADELAKIKSMVTVNTSSLSQAVVAGTLLAADGRVSELNAKPASYYGEAMQAVLRQLERHLPAERRQRLGVTWNTPGGGYFLNLRVSFETDEAALNRAARDFGVIWTPMRYFYPSGGGERMMRLSTSYLAPREIGEGITRLAGFIAAETEQRSISGQSIGRGEHP comes from the coding sequence ATGTCCGTTAATGGCATGATCGATGTCAACGGCCCGATGCCACCGGCTCCGGCGATGCTGCGGCGAAGTGATCTGCACGCGAGCCTGTCCGATCCGGTTCTGGACACGATGACGTTCCTCAACGAAGTGACGATGCGGTTTCCCGAGGCGATATCGTTCGCCCCCGGCCGGCCGTACGACGGCTTCTTCGACAACGAGGACATCTTCGCGCACATCCGGCGTTACCTGGACCACCTCGCCGCCAAGGGGTGGTCGGATCAGGAGATCCGCACGGCGATGTACCAGTACGGGACCACCGCCGGTCAGATTCGCGAGCTCATCGCCGACTCCTTGCGTCTGGACGAGGGGATCGACGTGCCGGCGGAGAGCCTGGTCGTCACGGTCGGTGCCCAGGAGGGGATGCTGCTCGTCCTGCGGGCGCTGATCGCCGCGCCGGACGACGTGCTGATGGTCTCCAGCCCCTGCTATGTCGGCATCATCGGCGCGGCCAGATTGCTGGACATCCCCGTCGTCGACGTCGAAGAGCCGGAAGAAGGCTTTTCCTGCGCCGATCTCGAGGCGGCCGTCGTGCGGGAACGTGCGCGCGGACGACGCCCGCGGGCCTTCTATGTGGTCCCGGACCACTCCAACCCGTCCGGGACGACACTGAGCCCGCAGGCCCGCTCCGAGCTGCTGGACCTGGCGGCCCGCCACGACCTACTCATCATCGAGGACAGTCCGTATCGTCTGGTCAGTCCCGGTACCCCGTTGCCGACCCTGAAGTCGCAGGACCGGGCCGGCGTCGTCGTCCATCTCGGGTCGTACTCGAAGGTGATGTTCCCCGGTGCCCGGGTGGGATACGTCGTCGCGGATCAGTGCATCGTCGATGGGAGTGGCCGGACCACCCTGCTGGCCGACGAACTGGCGAAGATCAAGAGCATGGTCACGGTCAACACGTCCTCGTTGAGCCAGGCGGTGGTGGCCGGCACGCTGCTCGCCGCCGACGGCCGTGTCTCCGAGCTGAACGCCAAGCCCGCGAGCTACTACGGCGAGGCGATGCAGGCCGTACTCCGGCAGCTGGAACGGCATCTGCCAGCCGAGCGCCGGCAGCGCCTCGGCGTCACCTGGAACACTCCCGGCGGAGGCTATTTCTTAAACCTGAGGGTGTCGTTCGAGACCGATGAGGCAGCCCTGAACCGCGCCGCCCGGGACTTCGGAGTGATCTGGACCCCCATGCGTTACTTCTATCCCTCCGGCGGAGGAGAGCGCATGATGCGGCTGTCCACGAGCTATCTGGCACCTCGGGAGATCGGCGAGGGTATAACCCGGCTCGCCGGCTTCATCGCTGCCGAGACCGAACAGAGATCCATCAGCGGGCAGTCCATCGGTCGGGGGGAACACCCATGA